A genomic window from Lycium barbarum isolate Lr01 chromosome 4, ASM1917538v2, whole genome shotgun sequence includes:
- the LOC132638512 gene encoding uncharacterized protein LOC132638512 has translation MSSSEKPEKGGRFFRNKDKEDKEDEKKDGGFVEKVKDFIEDVGEKIEEKVGFGKPTADVTAVHFPHINLKKAEIVADVLLKNPNSIPIPLIDINYLIESDGRKLVSGMIPDAGTIHALGSETVKIPVNLVYDDIKSTYRDIKPGSIIPYRIKVDLIVDVPVFGRLTLPLEKKGEIPVPHKPDIDLEKIHFKKFSSEETVAVLKLKLENKNDFDLALNGLDYDVWLSDVNIGGAELEKSAKIGKNGISYMDLPIMFRPKDFGSALWDMLRGRGTGYTMKGHINVDTPFGAMKLPINKEDGTTCLKKKKEDGGSDDDEDED, from the exons ATGTCATCGTCAGAGAAACCGGAAAAGGGTGGAAGATTTTTCCGGAACAAAGACAAGGAGGATAAAGAAGATGAAAAAAAGGATGGTGGATTTGTTGAGAAAGTTAAGGACTTCATCGAAGATGTTGGTGAAAAAATTGAGGAAAAAGTAGGATTTGGGAAACCAACAGCAGATGTTACTGCAGTTCACTTCCCTCATATCAATCTTAAAAAGGCTGAAATAGTAGCAGATGTGCTACTGAAAAACCCAAACTCCATTCCAATCCCTCTCATCGACATAAACTACTTGATCGAGAGTGATGGAAGGAAACTGGTTTCTGGAATGATCCCTGATGCTGGAACAATCCATGCACTCGGTTCAGAAACTGTCAAAATACCCGTTAATTTGGTTTATGATGACATAAAAAGTACGTATCGTGATATAAAGCCTGGAAGCATCATTCCCTATAGGATCAAGGTAGACCTCATTGTTGATGTACCTGTTTTTGGTAGGCTAACTTTGCCTCTTGAGAAAAAGGGCGAGATTCCTGTACCTCACAAGCCGGATATTGATCTTGAGAAGATCCATTTTAAGAAATTCTCTTCCGAAGAAACGGTTGCTGTTCTTAAATTGAAGTTAGAAAACAAGAATGACTTTGACCTAGCGCTTAATGGACTTGATTATGATGTTTGGCTATCCGATGTCAACATTGGTGGTGCTGAGCTCGAGAAATCTGCTAAGATTGGAAAAAATGGAATCAGCTACATGGATCTTCCTATAATGTTCAGGCCGAAGGATTTTGGTTCTGCTCTTTGGGACATGCTCAGAGGGAGAGGTACTGGCTACACCATGAAAGGTCATATTAATGTGGACACGCCATTTGGAGCAATGAAGTTACCTATCAACAAGGAGGATGGCACAACCTGTCtcaagaagaaaaaagaagacgGGGGATCagatgatgatgaagatgag GATTAA